The Sneathiella limimaris region TTGAACTTCGTCCACCGCCAGGAATTGAAAGTCGCGGGTGAGTGGCATCGCCTCAACTGTGCAGATGAAATAAGAGGCCTGAGGGGGCGTGATTTTTTCTTCGCCTGTTACAAGAGCAACGTTGGCAGCTCCTTTGATCGCGACGACCCTGTCATATATTTCCCGAGCCAAAAGTCGAAGCGGCAAGCCGATAATGCCATCTGTATGAGCCATCATCCGCTCGACTGCCAAATGGGTTTTCCCAGTATTGGTTGGGCCCAATACGGCGGTAACTGGGCTAAACTCTTTTGTTTTTGGGGAGGATGCTGCCACAGGATCAACTTAAGTCATACAATCGGGTATATCGTTCAAGATATAAGCGGAAGCTCTCTGATAGCAACATTTGGCGCTGAAGGCAAAGGCAGAGAAGGTTGGAAGCTCGACTTCTTGTTTCATACGTTGGGCCGTTTTGGGTCTTCCTATTCTTCTAAACCAAACAAGTGTTTGCTTTGTTATTGAAAATCGCATGCGATCTAGCTTAAAAAGGCATGAAACATATATAATAAGCAAAAAGGGCATTTCGTTCTGTCAAATTGACAAGCGTTACTGTTGCGGTGCAATATTGCGCCAAAAAATGAGGGATTGAGAAGATGAGCGAGTTTCCGAAAGCAAGCCTGAATGCATGGAAAGAGGTGGCCGAAAAGGAGCTTCGCGGTCGGTCATTAGATGAGCTGAACTGGGAAACACCTGAAGGGATTACGGTTAAACCGCTCTACACTGCGGATGACGTCAAGTCTTTGGCTCTGGAAGAAGAACTTCCCGGATTTGCCCCCTTTAAACGGGGCGTTCGCGCCAGTATGTATGCCAACAGGCCTTGGACTATCCGCCAATATGCAGGTTTTTCAACCGCAGAAGAATCAAACGCGTTCTACAAACGTAACCTTGCAGCCGGTCAAAAAGGCCTCTCCGTTGCATTCGATCTAGCAACGCATCGTGGATATGATAGCGATCATCCGCGCGTCGTTGGTGATGTCGGTAAAGCAGGCGTGGCAATCGATTCTGTGGAGGATATGAAAATCCTCTTCGATGAGATTCCGCTCGATGAGATGTCTGTATCCATGACCATGAACGGTGCGGTGCTTCCGATTCTCGCAAACTATATTGTCGCGGCTGAAGAGCAAGGGGTAACACCGGACAAACTGGCCGGCACAATTCAGAATGATATTCTGAAGGAGTTCATGGTTCGCAATACCTACATTTATCCACCAGAACCGAGCATGCGGATTATTGGGGATATTATTGGCTACACGTCAAAAAATATGCCGCGGTTTAATTCCATCTCAATTTCTGGTTATCACATGCAGGAAGCCGGTGCGACCCAGGTTCAGGAGCTGGCGTTCACAATTGCAGATGGCCTTGAATATGCCCGCGCGGCTATGGCGTCAGGTCTAAAAATTGATGAGTTCGCGCCTCGGCTCAGTTTCTTCTTTGCTATTGGTATGAACTTCTTCATGGAGGTCGCCAAACTTCGGGCTGCTCGTGTTCTTTGGGCCAGAGTGATGAAACAGTTTGATCCTCAGAAAGAACAGTCCTTGATGCTTAGGACACATTGCCAGACATCCGGAGTAAGCCTGACAGAGCAAGATCCTTATAACAACGTGATCCGCACTGCCTATGAAGCCATGGCGGCTGTATTGGGTGGAACCCAAAGTCTTCATACAAATGCATTGGATGAAGCGATCGCGCTACCAACCGATTTCTCTGCCCGGATTGCCCGGAATACTCAGCTTATCCTCGCTGAAGAGACAGGTGTTCCTAACGTGGTCGATCCGCTGGGTGGCAGTTACTACGTAGAAAGCCTGACCAACTCCCTGATTGAAGATGCCTGGAAGCTGATTCAAGAGGTTGAGGAACTGGGTGGTATGACCAAAGCTGTCGAAAGCGGTATGCCGAAACTGCAGATCGAGGAATCTGCAGCGCGAAAACAGGCCCGCATTGACCGGGGTGAAGAAACCATCGTCGGCGTTAATAAATACGCGCTGAAGGAAGACGACAGTAATATTGAAATCTTGGACGTTGATAATACCGAGGTTCTGCGTCAGCAGGTTGCCCGTCTTGAAAAGATCCGCGCTAACAGAAACGAGACGGCTTGTCAGGCAGCGTTGGATGCGCTGACTGAAGGGGCAAAAGGTAACGCTAACCTCCTTGAGCTCTGTGTAAATGCTGCACGCGAGCGTGCGACTGTTGGGGAGATTTCAGACGCTATGGAAAAAGTCTTTACCCGCCACCGGGCTGAAATTAAGTCCATTTCAGGTGTATATGGCTCGGCATACGAAGGTGATGCTGGGTTTGAGCAAATTCAGAAAGATATTGAAGGGTTCGCCGCTGAACAGGGTCGTCGTCCACGTATGCTAGTTGTGAAACTAGGCCAGGACGGACATGACCGCGGCGCTAAAGTCATTGCGACAGCCTTTGCCGATATTGGGTTCGATGTCGATGTTGGACCTTTGTTCCAGACACCAGCAGAGGCCGCCAAAGATGCCATTGAAAGCGATGTTCATGTGATCGGCATCTCCTCTCAAGCGGCTGGACATAAAACTCTGGTGCCACAGATTATTGAGGAACTAAAAGCCCAAGGTGCTGATGATATCCTTGTGGTTTGCGGCGGTGTGATCCCTCAACAGGATTATGATGCCCTTTACAGTGCAGGTGTTTCAGCAATTTATGGCCCTGGAACAAATATTCCTGCAGCAGCTGCCGAAGTTCTGGAATTAATCCGTAAACAACAGGCCGCTTGACCTTTTCTAACATTTCCTGCCTTCTATAGGGATAAGAATAGCCCCAATTAGAAAGGCAGGAAATGAAGGTCGTTTTTAGTCCGGATCACGCCCGGCATCATCCAAAAACCTATTTCAAGTCAGGCACCTTTCATGAGCCTCAGGAAGTGCCAGGACGTGCTGATGCGCTTCTTTCCGGCATTGAGGCAGCTGGTCATGAAGTTATTCAGTCCATGGATTTTGGGCCCAAACCCCGAGGGGCTGTTCATAATCCCGGTTACCTCTATTTTTTGGAAACCATTTCTGAGCGCTGGAAGGCTGCTGGAATGGAAAATGAAGAGGTGTTGCCCAACATTCATCCGGGTAGGCGTATGAACTCAATGCCAGAAGGCATTGTCGGCGAAGTTGGATATTATACAACAGATATGTCAGCCCCGATTGGTGAAGGGACATGGGAGGCGGCTGTTGCTTCTTCCAATGTAGCGTTGACCGCGACTGAGTTGGTTCTTGATCAA contains the following coding sequences:
- the scpA gene encoding methylmalonyl-CoA mutase, which produces MSEFPKASLNAWKEVAEKELRGRSLDELNWETPEGITVKPLYTADDVKSLALEEELPGFAPFKRGVRASMYANRPWTIRQYAGFSTAEESNAFYKRNLAAGQKGLSVAFDLATHRGYDSDHPRVVGDVGKAGVAIDSVEDMKILFDEIPLDEMSVSMTMNGAVLPILANYIVAAEEQGVTPDKLAGTIQNDILKEFMVRNTYIYPPEPSMRIIGDIIGYTSKNMPRFNSISISGYHMQEAGATQVQELAFTIADGLEYARAAMASGLKIDEFAPRLSFFFAIGMNFFMEVAKLRAARVLWARVMKQFDPQKEQSLMLRTHCQTSGVSLTEQDPYNNVIRTAYEAMAAVLGGTQSLHTNALDEAIALPTDFSARIARNTQLILAEETGVPNVVDPLGGSYYVESLTNSLIEDAWKLIQEVEELGGMTKAVESGMPKLQIEESAARKQARIDRGEETIVGVNKYALKEDDSNIEILDVDNTEVLRQQVARLEKIRANRNETACQAALDALTEGAKGNANLLELCVNAARERATVGEISDAMEKVFTRHRAEIKSISGVYGSAYEGDAGFEQIQKDIEGFAAEQGRRPRMLVVKLGQDGHDRGAKVIATAFADIGFDVDVGPLFQTPAEAAKDAIESDVHVIGISSQAAGHKTLVPQIIEELKAQGADDILVVCGGVIPQQDYDALYSAGVSAIYGPGTNIPAAAAEVLELIRKQQAA